In a single window of the Sediminicoccus sp. KRV36 genome:
- a CDS encoding acylphosphatase: MKARLLRIAGRVQGVGFRDWLLREARTHGISGWVRNRADGTLEALLAGEEDALNAVLTACRRGPPLARVERIEESFAEPPAGPGFIRRPSA, translated from the coding sequence ATGAAGGCCCGCCTGCTCCGCATTGCCGGGCGGGTGCAGGGGGTGGGGTTTCGCGACTGGCTGCTGCGCGAGGCGCGGACCCACGGTATTTCCGGCTGGGTGCGCAACCGGGCCGACGGCACGCTGGAAGCCCTGCTGGCGGGCGAGGAGGATGCGCTGAACGCCGTGCTCACCGCCTGCCGCCGTGGGCCACCACTGGCCCGCGTGGAGCGCATCGAGGAAAGCTTCGCCGAACCGCCGGCCGGGCCGGGGTTCATCCGCCGGCCCAGCGCCTGA
- a CDS encoding ATP12 family protein: MKRFWNQAACVAEDEAQGGGFAIHLDGKPVRLPTGAALRVATRELGEALAAEWQAAGGSIGGEMSWEDVPLTRLTGTAAERIAPDPAATIAAIAKYAETDLLCYRAEDDDLATRQAAAWQPWLDWAAASFGAELRATRGIMPVRQEEAALAALHAAVARLPPVALSALGVLVPALGSCVLGLAVMHGELEAAEAHRLAVLDELFQEERWGLDWEAEERREKVAADLTLAARLAALSLG, from the coding sequence ATGAAGCGGTTCTGGAATCAGGCGGCCTGCGTTGCCGAGGACGAGGCCCAAGGCGGGGGCTTCGCCATCCATCTGGATGGCAAGCCCGTGCGCCTGCCCACGGGTGCCGCGCTGCGCGTGGCGACCCGTGAGCTGGGCGAGGCGCTGGCCGCCGAATGGCAGGCGGCGGGCGGCAGCATCGGCGGGGAGATGTCCTGGGAGGATGTGCCGCTGACGCGGCTGACGGGCACCGCGGCCGAGCGCATCGCGCCCGATCCGGCCGCCACCATCGCCGCCATCGCCAAATACGCCGAGACCGACCTGCTGTGCTACCGCGCCGAGGATGATGATCTGGCCACGCGCCAGGCCGCCGCCTGGCAGCCCTGGCTCGACTGGGCGGCGGCCAGCTTCGGGGCCGAGCTGCGTGCCACGCGGGGCATCATGCCCGTCCGGCAGGAGGAGGCGGCGCTGGCCGCGCTGCATGCCGCCGTGGCGCGCTTGCCGCCCGTGGCGCTTTCGGCACTTGGCGTGCTGGTCCCGGCGCTGGGGAGCTGCGTGCTGGGCCTTGCCGTGATGCATGGCGAGCTGGAGGCGGCCGAGGCGCATCGCCTCGCGGTGCTGGACGAGCTGTTTCAGGAAGAGCGCTGGGGCCTCGATTGGGAAGCCGAGGAACGGCGCGAGAAAGTCGCCGCCGACCTCACCCTCGCCGCGCGCCTCGCGGCATTGAGCCTGGGATGA
- a CDS encoding AsmA family protein: MKRAGLLGLALLLALPVLALGGVLLFLDADAFRPRLAEAVQRATGREFRIEGPLRLTPALTPTLAADGLVLANSPGGSAAEMLRIGHAELRLALWPLLTGRIEVASLRLEGGRLLLERENWRFTRPAAASPATAAAPSPTTPSPTTPGPATTPPRPLALDLRTVILRDWRVTANGEEFRLPQLRLSGSGPDQPLDLTATLILRGAEALIEGRLASPMAMGGASPWPFRLGVVLPGARLSAEGRQAGGDWVAALTAEIPRLDSLGTLAGRALPALTGLSLRAQATLTAGIAQISAIEGQVGGGAFAGLTITSARFTQASLDAPLIAEASGAFRGEALALTAEVRPAALIAGVPAPFTLGATAANATARLAGEWPGALRLDVTVPELARLSALAGRPLPPLRDATLRAGFTALGPMFGEGARIGEFALASSAGDLAGALEWRWAPRPAVSGRVTSTRLDLNALRLPPAPALPAPVAGPAAATAPAPAPSPPPAPSGRVIPETPLDLAALNLFDADLEFVVAELLQGGLVLRQMEGRLVNAAGRARLEPFAATLPGGRLALALAADATGAAPAVQIRGGGQGLDPVALLGAFGVASPLTGRSDLDLDLRGQGANWRALAGNATGHLGLAVIEGRLSGGPAQALAQLPGFAGGVPVNCLALRGEADRGLVRFTAFYLDGAAGRLGGEGGMSLRDETLAIRMQADLRLAGVRVRAPVPLTGTLAAPRLEVSALTEGALGSVLGAPPPPSQGLPDCATTLRIARGGRDGALPAAAPPAATNAPATLNNLLRGLLGR, from the coding sequence ATGAAGCGGGCGGGGCTGCTGGGGCTGGCGCTGCTGCTGGCCTTGCCCGTCCTGGCGCTCGGCGGTGTGCTGCTCTTCCTCGATGCCGATGCCTTCCGCCCCCGCCTGGCCGAGGCGGTGCAGCGCGCTACGGGGCGTGAGTTCCGTATCGAGGGCCCGCTGCGGCTGACGCCCGCCCTGACCCCCACCCTGGCCGCCGATGGGCTGGTGCTGGCCAATAGCCCGGGCGGCAGCGCGGCCGAGATGCTGCGCATCGGCCATGCCGAATTGCGCCTGGCACTCTGGCCCCTGCTGACCGGCCGGATCGAGGTGGCGAGCCTGCGCCTGGAAGGCGGCCGCCTGCTGCTGGAGCGCGAGAATTGGCGCTTCACCCGCCCCGCGGCCGCCAGCCCGGCGACCGCCGCCGCGCCGAGCCCCACCACGCCAAGCCCCACCACGCCAGGCCCCGCCACCACCCCGCCGCGCCCGCTGGCGCTGGATCTGCGCACCGTCATCCTGCGCGATTGGCGCGTCACCGCGAATGGCGAGGAATTCCGCCTGCCGCAGCTGCGGCTTTCGGGTTCCGGCCCGGATCAGCCGCTCGACCTCACGGCCACACTCATCCTGCGCGGCGCCGAGGCGCTGATCGAAGGTCGCCTGGCTTCGCCCATGGCGATGGGTGGTGCTTCCCCCTGGCCCTTCCGCCTGGGCGTGGTGCTGCCCGGCGCCCGGCTCTCGGCCGAGGGGCGGCAGGCCGGCGGCGATTGGGTGGCGGCCCTCACCGCCGAAATCCCGCGCCTGGATTCGCTGGGCACGCTGGCCGGGCGCGCCCTGCCGGCGCTGACCGGGCTGAGTCTGCGCGCCCAGGCCACGCTCACCGCCGGCATCGCGCAGATTTCGGCCATTGAGGGCCAGGTTGGCGGTGGCGCCTTTGCCGGGCTGACCATCACCTCCGCCCGCTTCACCCAGGCCAGCCTGGATGCCCCGCTCATCGCCGAGGCGAGTGGCGCATTTCGCGGCGAAGCCCTGGCGCTGACGGCCGAGGTCAGGCCGGCGGCGCTGATCGCGGGCGTGCCGGCCCCCTTCACCCTGGGCGCCACGGCCGCGAATGCCACGGCCCGGCTGGCCGGCGAATGGCCGGGCGCGCTGCGGCTGGACGTGACCGTGCCGGAGCTGGCCCGGCTTTCCGCCCTGGCGGGCCGGCCTTTGCCGCCGCTGCGCGATGCCACGCTGCGCGCCGGCTTCACGGCGCTGGGGCCGATGTTCGGCGAAGGCGCGCGGATCGGCGAATTCGCCCTGGCCTCCTCGGCGGGGGATCTGGCGGGCGCGCTGGAATGGCGCTGGGCGCCCCGCCCCGCCGTCAGTGGGCGCGTGACCTCGACGCGGCTTGATCTCAACGCGCTGCGCCTGCCGCCAGCCCCGGCGCTTCCCGCGCCGGTCGCGGGGCCGGCCGCTGCGACAGCACCGGCACCTGCACCATCGCCACCGCCGGCACCGTCCGGCCGGGTGATCCCCGAAACGCCGCTGGACCTCGCGGCGCTGAACCTGTTCGACGCCGATCTGGAATTCGTTGTGGCCGAGCTGCTGCAAGGCGGGCTTGTGCTGCGGCAGATGGAAGGGCGCCTCGTCAATGCCGCCGGCCGCGCGCGGCTGGAGCCCTTCGCGGCCACGCTGCCCGGTGGGCGGCTGGCGCTGGCCCTCGCCGCCGATGCGACGGGCGCGGCCCCGGCAGTGCAGATCCGCGGCGGCGGGCAGGGGCTCGATCCGGTGGCGCTGCTGGGCGCTTTCGGCGTGGCCAGTCCGCTGACTGGCCGCAGTGACCTCGATCTCGACCTGCGCGGGCAGGGGGCGAATTGGCGGGCGCTCGCTGGCAATGCCACCGGGCATCTGGGCCTTGCCGTCATCGAGGGGCGGCTCTCCGGCGGGCCGGCCCAGGCGCTGGCGCAGCTGCCGGGCTTCGCCGGCGGCGTGCCGGTGAATTGCCTGGCCTTGCGGGGCGAGGCGGATCGCGGCCTGGTGCGCTTCACCGCCTTCTACCTGGATGGCGCGGCCGGGCGCCTGGGCGGGGAGGGCGGCATGAGCCTGCGCGATGAAACCCTCGCCATCCGCATGCAGGCGGATCTGCGCCTCGCGGGCGTGCGGGTGCGGGCCCCCGTGCCATTGACCGGCACCCTGGCCGCACCCCGGCTGGAGGTGAGCGCGCTGACCGAGGGTGCGCTGGGCAGCGTGCTCGGCGCGCCACCACCGCCGAGCCAGGGCCTGCCCGATTGCGCCACCACCCTGCGCATCGCGCGTGGCGGGCGGGACGGGGCGCTGCCCGCCGCGGCACCCCCGGCCGCGACAAATGCGCCCGCCACGCTGAACAACCTGTTGCGCGGCCTGCTGGGCCGTTAG
- a CDS encoding RluA family pseudouridine synthase, which produces MSITTLKVPQAEDDTRLDRWLKRRFPALTQGALQKMLRTGQIRVDGKKAEANTRLLSGQELRVPPMPTKQAPKAEPKPLAESVMAAMQAMVLYEDDSVIVLNKPPGLAVQGGPGINKHVDGMLEAFTVDGDKPRLVHRLDRDTSGVLVVARNVSSAAHLAKAFRGRDMEKTYWAVVVGEPEIAMGRITMPLTRVGGPRGERTAPAEKGETGLRSVTDYKVLEVAKRRAAFLELHPQTGRTHQLRVHCAEALKTPILGDGKYGLEAAHLEGLSGSLHLHARSLRLPHPEGGWLDVTAAPPEHFEETMRFFDFDNPAAKPPRRTR; this is translated from the coding sequence ATGTCCATCACCACCCTCAAAGTCCCCCAGGCCGAGGATGACACCCGCCTGGATCGCTGGCTCAAGCGCCGCTTCCCCGCCCTGACGCAGGGGGCGTTGCAGAAGATGCTCCGCACCGGCCAGATCCGCGTGGATGGCAAGAAGGCGGAGGCCAATACGCGCCTGCTTTCGGGCCAGGAATTGCGCGTGCCGCCCATGCCCACCAAGCAGGCGCCCAAGGCCGAGCCGAAGCCGCTGGCCGAGAGCGTCATGGCCGCGATGCAGGCCATGGTGCTGTACGAGGATGACAGCGTGATCGTCCTGAACAAGCCGCCCGGCCTCGCCGTGCAGGGCGGGCCGGGCATCAACAAGCATGTGGACGGCATGCTGGAAGCCTTCACGGTGGATGGCGACAAGCCCCGCCTGGTGCATCGGCTGGACCGCGACACTTCGGGCGTGCTGGTGGTGGCGCGCAATGTCTCCTCGGCCGCGCATCTGGCCAAGGCGTTTCGCGGCCGCGACATGGAAAAGACCTATTGGGCCGTGGTGGTGGGGGAGCCCGAGATCGCCATGGGCCGCATCACCATGCCGCTGACGCGCGTGGGCGGGCCGCGTGGCGAACGCACGGCCCCGGCCGAAAAGGGCGAGACGGGGCTGCGCTCCGTCACCGACTACAAGGTGCTGGAAGTCGCCAAGCGCCGTGCCGCCTTCCTGGAACTGCATCCGCAGACCGGCCGCACCCATCAACTGCGCGTCCACTGCGCCGAGGCGCTGAAAACCCCCATCCTGGGCGATGGCAAATATGGGCTGGAAGCCGCGCATCTGGAGGGGCTGTCCGGCAGCCTGCATCTGCATGCGCGCTCGCTCCGCCTGCCGCACCCCGAGGGCGGCTGGCTGGATGTGACGGCCGCCCCGCCCGAGCATTTCGAGGAAACCATGCGGTTCTTCGATTTCGACAACCCGGCGGCGAAGCCACCCCGGCGCACGCGATGA
- a CDS encoding class I SAM-dependent RNA methyltransferase yields MIQDKGFEIFLTAPPGLEECLLDEVKGKGFKRPRAVPGGVVLLGGWPEVWRANLWVRGAGRVLARLDGFRVQHLAQLAGRARHVPWARVLRPDIPFRVEATCAKSRIYHSGAAAERIETAIKETLGAPHSAEAEVTVRVRIEDDFCTISLDTSGDLLHKRGHKLEVNAAPMRETMAALFLRQCGFDGNEPMLDPMCGSGTLVIEAAEIAARLNPGRSRRFAFEQLANFDAEAWERMRGVSPQRTPPALCHGSDRDAGAIAMSAANAERAGVSAHTSFRQASISDIAPPEGKPGLVIVNPPYGTRLGDRKTLMPLYQALGQVLSRRFAGWRVGLIAAEPMLAQATRLPFLPHGAPVPHGGLRVTLFRTGTLG; encoded by the coding sequence ATGATCCAGGACAAGGGTTTCGAGATTTTCCTGACGGCCCCGCCGGGGCTGGAGGAGTGCCTGCTCGACGAGGTGAAGGGCAAGGGCTTCAAGCGCCCGCGCGCCGTGCCGGGCGGCGTGGTGCTGCTGGGCGGCTGGCCCGAGGTGTGGCGCGCCAATCTCTGGGTCCGTGGCGCCGGGCGCGTGCTGGCGCGGCTGGATGGCTTTCGCGTCCAGCACCTGGCGCAGCTGGCCGGGCGGGCGCGCCACGTGCCCTGGGCGCGGGTCCTGCGCCCGGATATTCCCTTCCGCGTCGAGGCGACCTGCGCGAAATCCCGCATCTATCACAGCGGTGCCGCCGCCGAGCGCATCGAGACCGCGATCAAGGAGACACTCGGCGCACCCCACTCCGCGGAGGCCGAGGTGACCGTGCGCGTGCGGATCGAGGATGATTTCTGCACCATCAGCCTCGATACCTCGGGGGATCTGCTGCACAAGCGCGGCCACAAGCTCGAGGTCAATGCGGCGCCGATGCGCGAGACGATGGCCGCGCTGTTTCTGCGGCAATGCGGCTTCGACGGCAACGAGCCGATGCTGGACCCGATGTGCGGCTCGGGCACGCTGGTCATCGAGGCGGCGGAAATCGCGGCCCGGCTGAATCCCGGCCGCTCCCGCCGCTTCGCCTTCGAACAGCTCGCGAATTTCGATGCCGAAGCGTGGGAGCGCATGCGCGGCGTGAGCCCCCAGCGCACCCCGCCGGCACTCTGCCATGGCAGCGACCGCGATGCGGGGGCCATCGCGATGAGCGCGGCCAATGCGGAGCGCGCCGGTGTCTCGGCCCATACAAGCTTCCGCCAGGCGAGCATCAGCGACATCGCCCCGCCCGAGGGCAAGCCGGGGCTGGTCATCGTCAACCCGCCCTATGGCACGCGGCTGGGCGACCGGAAGACGCTGATGCCGCTTTACCAGGCGCTGGGCCAGGTGCTCTCGCGGCGCTTCGCCGGGTGGCGCGTCGGGCTCATCGCCGCCGAGCCGATGCTGGCCCAGGCGACGCGGCTGCCCTTCCTGCCGCATGGCGCCCCGGTGCCGCATGGCGGGCTGCGCGTGACCTTGTTCCGGACCGGCACGCTCGGCTGA
- a CDS encoding MBL fold metallo-hydrolase, which translates to MQRLQIGDIAITSLIERDGPWRRPEDFFLNYDSAAKAADVARLAPEVFDRASGKMVITYQTFVIRTPQHVILVDTCTGEDKGFPAPMDFPKQPWMDALIAEGLTPADIDYVFCTHLHIDHSGWNTKLVDGQWVPTFPNAKYIFHKGEYAAWEALEREGKERAGGAGGVWRMNCEPIVKAGQALLVDESFTLDGCISLILTPGHSPGHVCVKVSSKGQTAIIAGDMMHHQLQCFDPGMSTIFCWDPHAAAQSRKRVFEEVAETDTLLLPIHFPTPTAGRLKRAGEGFDWIFAR; encoded by the coding sequence ATGCAGCGCCTTCAGATCGGCGATATCGCCATCACCAGCCTGATCGAGCGGGACGGCCCCTGGCGCCGGCCGGAGGATTTCTTCCTCAACTATGACAGCGCGGCCAAGGCCGCCGATGTCGCCCGCCTGGCACCCGAGGTCTTCGACCGCGCCTCCGGCAAGATGGTCATCACCTACCAGACCTTCGTGATCCGCACGCCGCAGCACGTCATCCTCGTGGATACCTGCACGGGTGAGGACAAGGGCTTCCCGGCGCCCATGGACTTCCCCAAGCAGCCCTGGATGGATGCGCTGATCGCCGAGGGGCTGACGCCCGCCGATATCGACTACGTCTTCTGCACGCATCTGCACATTGACCACAGCGGCTGGAACACCAAGCTCGTGGATGGCCAATGGGTGCCGACCTTCCCGAACGCCAAATACATCTTCCACAAGGGCGAATATGCCGCCTGGGAAGCCCTGGAGCGTGAGGGCAAGGAGCGCGCGGGCGGTGCCGGCGGCGTCTGGCGGATGAATTGCGAGCCGATCGTGAAGGCCGGCCAGGCGCTGCTGGTGGATGAGAGCTTCACGCTGGATGGCTGCATCAGCCTGATCCTCACACCCGGCCATTCGCCCGGCCATGTCTGCGTGAAGGTCTCCAGCAAGGGCCAGACGGCGATCATCGCGGGCGACATGATGCACCACCAGCTGCAATGCTTTGACCCCGGCATGTCCACCATCTTCTGCTGGGACCCGCATGCCGCCGCGCAAAGCCGCAAGCGCGTCTTCGAGGAAGTGGCCGAGACGGACACGCTGCTGCTGCCCATCCATTTCCCGACGCCGACCGCGGGGCGCCTGAAGCGGGCCGGCGAGGGGTTCGACTGGATCTTCGCGCGGTAA
- the rsmA gene encoding 16S rRNA (adenine(1518)-N(6)/adenine(1519)-N(6))-dimethyltransferase RsmA → MPELTPLAGVVGKYGLDARKALGQHFLLDEVLCARIALLPGDLTGRHVLEVGPGPGGLTRALLAKPLAHLTAVELDDRAITALAEVVEAYPERLAVLRQDAMAFDGVAALAAPRQVVANLPYNVGTPLLIGWLRQAAHWERLTLMFQEEVAFRITAAPQSEHYGRLAVLAQWVGACSIGLRLPPGAFRPPPRVHSAVVVITPHAEQPAPELFRAMERVTAAAFGQRRKMLRGSLKSLGHAEALLAECGIAGERRAEELPVSAFDALARAWLARMPGGGA, encoded by the coding sequence GTGCCTGAGCTGACGCCGCTTGCCGGCGTCGTCGGCAAGTATGGCCTGGATGCGCGCAAGGCGCTGGGCCAGCATTTCCTGCTGGATGAGGTGCTCTGCGCCCGCATCGCCCTGCTGCCCGGGGACCTGACCGGCCGGCATGTGCTGGAGGTGGGGCCCGGGCCGGGTGGCCTGACCCGCGCGCTGCTGGCCAAGCCGCTGGCCCATCTCACCGCCGTCGAACTCGATGACCGGGCGATCACCGCCCTGGCCGAGGTGGTGGAGGCCTACCCCGAGCGCCTTGCGGTGCTGCGCCAGGATGCGATGGCCTTTGATGGCGTGGCCGCCTTGGCGGCGCCGCGCCAGGTGGTGGCCAATCTGCCCTATAATGTCGGCACGCCCCTGCTGATCGGCTGGCTGCGCCAGGCCGCGCATTGGGAGCGGCTGACGCTGATGTTCCAGGAGGAAGTGGCCTTCCGCATCACCGCCGCGCCGCAGAGCGAGCATTACGGCCGCCTCGCCGTGCTGGCGCAATGGGTTGGCGCCTGTTCCATCGGGCTGCGCCTGCCGCCCGGCGCCTTCCGCCCGCCGCCGCGCGTGCATTCGGCCGTGGTGGTGATCACGCCGCATGCCGAACAGCCCGCGCCCGAATTGTTCCGCGCGATGGAGCGCGTGACCGCCGCCGCCTTCGGCCAGCGCCGCAAGATGCTGCGCGGCTCGCTGAAATCGCTGGGCCATGCGGAGGCGCTGCTGGCCGAATGCGGCATCGCAGGCGAACGCCGCGCCGAGGAACTTCCGGTCAGCGCCTTTGACGCGCTGGCGCGGGCCTGGCTCGCGCGGATGCCGGGCGGCGGGGCATAG
- a CDS encoding peptidylprolyl isomerase, translating into MIPFRPRITSASPRFGMALLLALSPLLAAPVTAQAQPRPAPAAGGAAAPAVSGSTNRILSVVNGDAITQAEVTSRSRLFALNAGMGAAPETLARLQPQVLRLAVDERLRIQEIQRRRIGVSDQDIAEALNDIERRNNLQPGAMRNQLRNAGIQPRVLFDQIRAQIGWGRLLRQALGPLAEISEQEVNDAIASRRAQEARAEFLVGEIYLPVDDPANEAEVRRFADEVISQIRRGSAFPVVATQFSQAQTALNGGDLGWVGINQLDPEVAAIVERMPSGAVSNPIRVAGGFQIISLRGRREGGRADQLSTMLTIRQVFTAFDRPLDPQAPTDQQRAVVERAQRLSQTLRGCEQVDALPRTSDRPTDPGPIRLESLNPPALRSMLASLAIGRPSQPVIAPDGVLLLMVCSREQRNMNEFGPDAARQQILRDRVELLSRQLQRDLRRRAVIETRA; encoded by the coding sequence ATGATCCCGTTTCGCCCCCGAATCACGTCCGCCTCGCCCCGTTTCGGGATGGCGCTGCTGCTTGCCCTCAGCCCCCTGCTGGCGGCACCCGTCACGGCGCAAGCCCAGCCCAGGCCGGCGCCAGCGGCCGGAGGTGCCGCCGCCCCCGCCGTTTCGGGCAGCACCAACCGCATCCTCTCGGTGGTCAATGGCGATGCGATCACCCAGGCCGAGGTCACCTCCCGCTCCCGCCTGTTTGCGCTGAATGCCGGCATGGGGGCCGCGCCCGAGACGCTGGCGCGCCTCCAGCCGCAGGTGCTGCGCCTGGCCGTGGATGAGCGCCTGCGCATCCAGGAGATCCAGCGCCGCCGCATCGGCGTCTCCGACCAGGACATCGCCGAGGCGCTCAATGACATCGAGCGGCGCAACAATCTGCAGCCAGGCGCCATGCGCAACCAGCTGCGCAATGCCGGCATCCAGCCGCGCGTCCTGTTCGACCAGATCCGCGCCCAGATCGGCTGGGGGCGGCTGCTGCGCCAGGCGCTCGGCCCCCTCGCCGAGATCAGCGAGCAGGAGGTGAATGACGCCATCGCCTCCCGCCGCGCGCAGGAAGCCCGCGCCGAATTCCTGGTGGGCGAGATCTATCTGCCGGTGGATGACCCCGCGAATGAGGCCGAGGTGCGCCGCTTCGCCGATGAGGTGATCAGCCAGATCCGCCGCGGCTCGGCCTTTCCCGTGGTGGCCACGCAGTTCAGCCAGGCGCAGACCGCCCTCAATGGCGGCGATCTGGGCTGGGTCGGCATCAACCAGCTGGACCCCGAAGTGGCCGCGATCGTCGAGCGCATGCCCTCCGGCGCGGTCAGCAACCCGATCCGCGTCGCCGGCGGCTTCCAGATCATCAGCCTGCGGGGCCGGCGTGAGGGTGGCCGGGCCGACCAGCTCTCCACCATGCTCACCATCCGGCAGGTCTTCACGGCCTTTGACCGCCCGCTCGACCCCCAGGCGCCGACCGACCAGCAGCGCGCGGTGGTGGAGCGCGCGCAGCGCCTCTCCCAGACGCTGCGCGGCTGCGAGCAGGTGGATGCCCTGCCGCGCACCAGCGACCGCCCGACCGACCCTGGCCCGATCCGGCTGGAAAGCCTGAACCCGCCGGCCTTGCGCAGCATGCTGGCCAGCCTCGCCATCGGACGGCCAAGCCAGCCGGTGATCGCGCCCGATGGTGTGCTGCTGCTCATGGTCTGCTCGCGCGAGCAGCGGAACATGAATGAATTCGGCCCCGATGCCGCGCGCCAGCAGATCCTGCGGGACCGCGTCGAACTCCTCTCGCGCCAGTTGCAGCGCGACCTGCGCCGCCGCGCCGTGATCGAGACGCGTGCCTGA